The genomic segment TTCACGAACTCCGATACGTATGAGAAACGTACCGATGAGAACCACGGAAAAAAAGATGCCCACATCATAAAGTACAAGACCCCCCGTTTCCCCCACGGTAAGGATTTTTACAAGAAGCACAAACCAGATAGCAAAGGTGAGAACTTCAACAGCAAACATTCTGATACTGAATAGGTGGTGCCGAAGCATTGCATACCCGTATGAAAATACCAAAAAAGATAAGACTATGTACGGAGGATTAATCGGAATTCCGGCAGCTAGTATCCAGTTGCATGACCCGCCTATGTTACCGAGCGTAAGACCCAGAAGGATGTATCGTATCTGGGCCTTTTTTATACCGTCCGCACCTCTATAGTAGACAATGAGCAGAGTGAAAACGGCAACAAAATAGGCGATCCAGAAAAAAAGAAAAAACGGATACAAAATTCCCATCTGCGGGAAATAATCAAGAACTGAGATCGGCCCGACTGACTTCACCAGCCAATCCGTAGGCAAAACG from the bacterium genome contains:
- a CDS encoding histidine kinase N-terminal 7TM domain-containing protein codes for the protein MDFSHINFYALSALINTFVSFFFGTFVYSQDKKSNLNRSFALFMFFIATYNLSIFFLIQSTSPELALIFGRGGILFAAFVPLSCLYFTLIFLDIWERYKVFVKWGVAIFSFFALAIVLPTDWLVKSVGPISVLDYFPQMGILYPFFLFFWIAYFVAVFTLLIVYYRGADGIKKAQIRYILLGLTLGNIGGSCNWILAAGIPINPPYIVLSFLVFSYGYAMLRHHLFSIRMFAVEVLTFAIWFVLLVKILTVGETGGLVLYDVGIFFSVVLIGTFLIRIGVRESRQREMLAELNAELDYLNKNLKEKVAEQTKEIRKAYEVEKEAR